In one Misgurnus anguillicaudatus chromosome 1, ASM2758022v2, whole genome shotgun sequence genomic region, the following are encoded:
- the LOC141349242 gene encoding scavenger receptor cysteine-rich type 1 protein M130-like gives MAYVRCSGSESSLKNCTSDNQYIQFCSHSYDAGVICDEHYSRSRLVNGPHLCSGRVEMYFGGRRGTVCDAMFDDQDAEVVCRELNCGVPVQLLGADTFGKGEGQVWTQEIECRGNESLIRSCSSSTITKVTCSHDNDVGLTCSGYSDLRLMNGSDICSGRVERQYFSKWGSVCDECMNMRAANVLCRELNCGIAVSVVGVDWFGEGSGEIWADVFDCQGNETKLSECSISSWSRAESSHKQDVGVICSNSSLSLHDGRVRLSGERECEGEVEVYIHQVWRRVLLDSWSLTESSVVCRQLGCGSVLNFTNSSSSSDEHSFECVMGFQCSGTEDHLRNCSSPQTLNCSAAQQLTITCLGQNSIRLVGSGGVCAGRLEVFHKGSRGTVCDDFWDIKDAHVVCRQLQCGVALSNQPVPAWFGPGSGPIWLDDVNCEGNETSLWSCSSQVWGDHDCKHKEDVGVVCSEFKEFRLTEGCKGNVEVFYNGSWGNVCYNQMNRDTASLICQELNCGRSASEPNYSDGLRSQNWLDYFKCRSDDSSLWQCPSSPWGQNYYSRDEVANIICSDHLPLRLSGGKGLCSGRLEVYHNSVWGSVCDDLWDIRDAQVVCRQLGCGAALSVDGNEAFGAGEGVVWMNRVECRGTEIHLWDCPHVLKNHTDCSHKEQARLICADFSVSTTPATTTTSASPSVSQTNRRSVTPPQTPPLFNPPVVVIVLGVLLLLLLVPLLILIQHNREMRRALSKRRHRTQTEAVYEEIDHRHTNTQRGSLISEEQHSGYEDADETEQEKQKDKVEWYESRIEPFEDFLEEVQEWEVLKAQQGELGEQEFPVEERESVEPEAASEHEEVILYPPESRDLQDSVGPNDSISNVSKSKSSSVTSEHRKALAEKAALLSRREALNAKHELEQQRMILDSKIENAELEAEIAASDAKIKVLESFELQSGKSEDGMNSYLESQRPFLHASSQKQSPVEFARIFTVPKTPLQKNPATAQTC, from the exons ATGGCTTATGTGCGCTGTAGTGGATCAGAGTCCTCACTGAAGAACTGTACATCAGACAACCAGTATATTCAGTTCTGTTCTCATTCTTATGATGCTGGTGTGATCT GTGATGAACACTACAGCAGGTCAAGACTTGTTAATGGACCTCACCTGTGCTCTGGGAGAGTGGAGATGTATTTTGGAGGAAGACGGGGTACAGTGTGTGATGCTATGTTTGATGATCAGGATGCAGAGGTTGTGTGTAGAGAGCTGAATTGTGGGGTTCCTGTACAGCTGCTGGGTGCAGATACTTTTGGTAAAGGAGAGGGGCAGGTGTGGACACAAGAGATTGAATGTAGAGGAAATGAATCACTCATTCGATCATGTTCATCATCTACTATAACTAAAGTAACCTGCTCTCATGACAATGATGTGGGACTCACATGTTCTG GTTACTCTGACCTCCGACTGATGAACGGCTCTGATATCTGCTCTGGTCGAGTTGAGCGTCAGTATTTCAGTAAATGGGGCTCAGTGTGTGATGAGTGCATGAATATGAGAGCTGCCAATGTTCTCTGTAGAGAGCTGAATTGTGGGATTGCTGTGTCTGTTGTGGGAGTGGACTGGTTTGGAGAGGGATCTGGTGAAATCTGGGCTGATGTGTTTGATTGTCAGGGGAATGAAACAAAACTCTCAGAATGTTCAATCTCTTCATGGAGTCGAGCTGAATCCTCTCATAAACAAGATGTTGGAGTCATTTGTTCTA ATTCCTCTCTGTCTCTTCATGATGGTCGAGTGAGGTTGtctggagagagagagtgtgaggGTGAGGTGGAAGTTTACATTCATCAGGTTTGGAGGAGAGTTCTGCTGGACTCCTGGAGTCTCACTGAATCCTCTGTGGTCTGCAGACAGCTGGGCTGTGGCTCTGTGCTGAACTTCACTAACTCCTCTTCATCCAGTGATGAACACAGTTTTGAGTGTGTGATGGGCTTCCAGTGCTCTGGGACTGAAGATCATCTGAGGAACTGCAGCTCTCCACAAACTCTCAACTGCAGCGCAGCACAACAGCTGACAATCACCTGCCTTG GTCAGAACTCCATCAGGTTGGTGGGTTCTGGTGGAGTTTGTGCAGGAAGGCTGGAGGTTTTTCACAAAGGCTCAAGGGGTACAGTGTGTGATGACTTCTGGGATATTAAGGATGCTCATGTGGTGTGCAGACAGCTGCAGTGTGGAGTGGCTCTCAGTAATCAGCCAGTACCAGCCTGGTTTGGTCCTGGTTCTGGACCCATATGGCTGGATGATGTGAACTGTGAGGGGAATGAGACGTCACTGTGGAGCTGCTCTTCACAGGTCTGGGGAGATCATGACTGTAAACACAAGGAGGATGTAGGAGTCGTGTGCTCAG AGTTTAAAGAGTTCAGGTTAACTGAAGGCTGTAAAGGTAATGTGGAGGTTTTCTACAATGGATCTTGGGGTAATGTTTGCTACAATCAGATGAACAGAGACACAGCGAGTCTGATCTGTCAAGAGCTGAACTGTGGAAGATCTGCCAGTGAACCCAATTATTCAGATGGATTGAGGTCTCAGAATTGGTTGGATTACTTTAAATGTCGATCAGATGACTCCTCTTTATGGCAGTGTCCATCTTCACCTTGGGGACAGAATTACTATAGTAGAGATGAAGTGGCAAACATTATCTGCTCTG ATCATCTTCCTCTCAGACTGAGTGGAGGGAAGGGTTTGTGTTCGGGGAGACTGGAGGTTTATCATAACTCTGTGTGGGGTTCAGTCTGTGATGATCTGTGGGACATCAGAGATGCTCAGGTGGTCTGCAGGCAGCTGGGTTGTGGAGCAGCATTGAGTGTTGATGGGAATGAAGCGTTTGGTGCTGGTGAAGGTGTTGTGTGGATGAACAGAGTCGAGTGCAGAGGGACTGAGATTCACCTGTGGGACTGTCCTCATGTCCTGAAAAATCACACTGACTGCTCACACAAAGAACAAGCAAGACTCATCTGTGCAG ACTTTTCAGTGTCTACAACTCCTGCCACAACAACAACATCAGCTTCTCCTTCAGTTTCTCAGACAAACAGGAGATCAGTGACTCCTCCACAAACTCCTCCTCTCTTCAATCCTCCAGTGGTTGTGATTGTACTGGGAGTTTTGCTCTTACTGCTCTTAGTGCCGCTGCTGATACTGATTCAACACAACAGAGAGATGAGGAGAG CTCTCTCTAAGAGGAGACACAGGACTCAGACTGAAGCAGTTTATGAAGAGATtgatcacagacacacaaacacacagagag GGAGTCTCATCTCTGAAGAACAGCATTCTGGATATGAAGATGCTGATGAAACAG AACAGGAAAAGCAAAAAGATAAAGTTGAATGGTATGAATCTAGGATAGAACCATTTGAAGATTTCCTGGAAGAGGTACAAGAATGGGAGGTATTAAAAGCACAGCAAGGTGAATTGGGTGAACAGGAATTTCCTGTAGAAGAACGGGAGTCCGTTGAACCAGAGGCTGCATCAGAGCATGAAGAGGTTATATTATATCCACCAGAGTCAAGAGATCTGCAAGATTCTGTAGGTCCAAATGATAGTATTTCTAATGTTAGTAAATCTAAATCATCTTCAGTGACATCTGAACATAGGAAGGCCCTTGCTGAGAAGGCTGCATTGTTGTCACGTAGAGAAGCATTGAATGCTAAGCATGAACTTGAGCAACAGAGAATGATTTTGGACTCAAAGATTGAAAATGCAGAACTCGAAGCAGAAATTGCTGCATCAGATGCCAAGATAAAGGTTCTGGAAAGCTTTGAATTACAGTCAGGAAAATCTGAAGACGGCATGAACTCCTATTTAGAAAGCCAAAGACCATTTTTACATGCATCAAGTCAAAAACAGTCACCAGTGGAGTTTGCTAGAATATTTACAGTCCCTAAAACCCCACTGCAAAAAAATCCTGCAACAGCCCAGACCTGCTAG